ACGCTTTCGCATCTGAGTGTCAGTATCTGTCCAGGGGGCCGCCTTCGCCACCGGTATTCCTTCAGATCTCTACGCATTTCACCGCTACACCTGAAATTCTACCCCCCTCTACAGTACTCTAGCCTGCCAGTTTCAAATGCAGTTCCGAGGTTGAGCCTCGGGCTTTCACATCTGACTTAACAAACCACCTGCATGCGCTTTACGCCCAGTAATTCCGATTAACGCTCGCACCCTCCGTATTACCGCGGCTGCTGGCACGGAGTTAGCCGGTGCTTCTTCTGCAGCTAACGTCAAACACTAACGCTATTAACGTTAATGCCTTCCTCACTGCTGAAAGTACTTTACAACCCGAAGGCCTTCTTCATACACGCGGCATGGCTGCATCAGGCTTGCGCCCATTGTGCAATATTCCCCACTGCTGCCTCCCGTAGGAGTCTGGACCGTGTCTCAGTTCCAGTGTGGCTGATCATCCTCTCAGACCAGCTAGGGATCGTCGCCTTGGTGAGCCATTACCTCACCAACTAGCTAATCCCACCTGGGCTAATCTTGACGCGAGAGGCCCGAAGGTCCCCCTCTTTGGCCCGAAGGCGTTATGCGGTATTAGCTATCGTTTCCAATAGTTATCCCCCACATCAAGGCATATTCCCAGGCATTACTCACCCGTCCGCCGCTCGACGCCGTTATCGTTCCCCGAAGGTTCAGATAACTCGTTTCCGCTCGACTTGCATGTGTTAGGCCTGCCGCCAGCGTTCAATCTGAGCCATGATCAAACTCTTCAATTTAAGATTTTGTCGGCTCAATGAATACTGAACATTGCTCTTGCTAATAAATAGCATAAGTAATGTTTGAATTGACTGTGCTGAGTCTTTCGACTCAATGGTCACTTCGTATCATTGAAACCAAGTTGAAACCGAAGTTTCGTTTTTGATTATCGTCAACGAGTGCCCACACAGATTGATAGGTTTAAATTGTTAAAGAGCTTTCACTTCGTGAGGTCTCTCTCGAAGTGGACGGTCATTTTAGCGAGTTAAGTTTTAGTGTCAACCACTTTTTTCAAAACTTTTTCAAGCAACTTGCTTGGCTAAGTGACCTTGCTAACTCGTTAGTGCTTTCTTTCGAAGCCATCCCGTGTCAGCGAGGTGGCATTATAGAGATCCGAACTTAGTTGGCAACCCCTTTTTAAGAGTTTTTTCTATTTTTTGTATCGAATGGATAAAAGGGCAGCAAACCACTCAAAAAAACATCAAATCAGCCCTGTTCTCGCACTTTTTGACCGAATAAAGCCACCTTTTCCCAGTTGGTGTATTCCACTTCTTTGCTTGTATCCGTCTCTCCACCAGTCATCGACATAATAAAGCGGATCATGACTCGGTCGAACCAACCGTATCTTGGGTAGAGCAATGCACCAGCAAAAACTCCGATGAGCTTTGGCTGCCATGGGGATTTCTTCAAGAACGTCTTGATGTAAGCACTGCCCTCTGGTGTGTCTTTACCCTGGTCTTCTTTTCGTGCGGTCAGGTTGACACAAAAGAACGCTGGTTGGTGCTGATTCAGCTGTTGCAAATTGGTCTGAATAAACTGGTAAAGCTTCTTATTTAGGTGTCCATAGCGAATTGAAGCACCAATCACAACTTTATCGTAGTCTGCAAAGTCGATTGAGCCTAACTGATGCAGGTCCAAAGTCTCGCACTGATGTTCAGGCAACTGATTCTCGATCGCTTTAAGAATTTTTTGAGTTTGCCCTTCTCGGCTTGAATATAGAAGCAGTGCTTTTTTCATTATGAGTCCTTGCTATATAGAAGAGGAATTAGCTACGCCAAAACGTTGGGGTGAACAGTATGAGCAATGTGAAGATTTCCAAACGGCCAAATAGCATAGATACCACCAGTACCCATTTGGCGTTGTCATTGATATCACCAAAGTGCAAAGCGACATCGCCTAAGCCTGGTCCTAGGTTATTCAGTGTCGCTGCAACGGCAGAAAATGCAGACAGCTCATCCATCCCGGTGGCAATCAAACCCAGCATGCACATTACAAACACTAGGGCGTATGCGGAGAAAAAGCCCCACACGGCATCGACAACTCTCTGAGACAGGGCGCTGCCACCGACTTTAATGGTATAGACAGCACGAGGGTGAACCAATCGTTTGAGTTCACGGGCACCTTGCAGGGTCAGGAGTAAGATACGAATAACTTTCATGCCGCCACCTGTAGACCCCGCGCAACCACCTATAAAAGAGGAGAACAGTAGCAGTACAGGTAAGAATAGTGGCCACTCGGAGAAACTGGTGGTGGTAAAGCCAGCAGTCGTCGAGATCGAAACCGTCTGAAATAGTGCTTGGTCAAAAGCTTCATAAGTCGAATCGTAGCTGTGGTGCTTAAGCAACAAAGAGAAACAGATAATGAATAACATTAGCTGGATAAACAGGAAGGCTCGAAACTCAGGATCTTTAAAATAGTACTTAGGATGAACCCCACCAGACGCAAATGCAGCAAAATGCAGAGAATAGTTGCACGCAGAGATGAGTAGGAAGACAACGGTGATCATATTGACCGCATAGCTATCAAAATACGCCATGCTTGCATCGTGAGTAGAGAAACCACCAATGGCGATGGTTGAGAAACTGTGACAAATGGCGTCAAAGGCACTCATACCTGCCAACCAAAACGCCAGAGCACAGGCAATAGTCAAACTGAGGTAGATATACCACAGCACTTTTGCCGTCTCAGCGATACGAGGCGTCATTTTGGTATCTTTTACTGGGCCTGGAATTTCTGCTCGGTAGAGCTGCATGCCACCGATACCTAAGATAGGCAAAATGGCCACCGCTAAAACGATGATGCCCATACCACCAAACCATTGCAGAAGCTGACGGTAAAAAAGAATCGCTTTAGGTAGTTCGTCTAACCCAACAATGACTGTCGCCCCTGTTGTGGTTAAAGCGGAGAAAGACTCAAAGAAGGCGTCAGTGACCGAGATATTCGGGTCGTCGGAGATCAAAAATGGCAGTGCCCCTGCCGAACCGATTACGGTCCAAAACAGCACCACAATGAGAAAGCCATCACGAGACTTTAGCTCATGTTTATGACGGCGGTTCGGAAACCAAAACAGGCCTCCACAGGCGAGCAGCACGAAAAATGTGGTGACAAACGGCACACCCGCACCATCTCGATAGATGAGTGCGACTAACGCTGGCGCTAACATGGAGACACTAAACAGCGCTAGCAACAAGCCAACGATGCGAATAATTGAACGAAATTGCATGATTGCTACAGAAGCCCGGCTTCCTATTCCTTAGTTGCTTCTTGAGAGGCGACGCCAATTTTTGCGCCACTTTTATTGATTATCGCTACGCGAAATTCCTCGACCTTGCTTAGCTCCAGCTCAACGGTTAGCAACACTTGGCTTTGATAGTCAGCGTTAACCGTCGTCGCTTCAAATTGCCCCATAACAGTTTGAGCAATAGGCATAAGCGAATAGTCTAACGTCAGCAAAACATTTGTGGTGATTTTTTTCTCGATTGTTTGAAGCAGCTTGAGCGCTTGTTGCACCCCGCCACCATAAGCTTTGACCAAACCACCCGTTCCTAACTTAATGCCACCAGAATAACGAGTCACCACCGCCGTGATTTCTCCTACTCCAGATCCTGATAACTGCGCCAAGATAGGCTTACCTGCGGTGCCTGAAGGTTCACCATCATCACTGAACCCGTATTTCATCGAGTCCTCTGGGCGACCCGCCACAAATCCCCAGCAATTATGCCTAGCATCCGCGTGCTTGCGCTTTATCTGCTCAACAAAGGCTTTGGCGCTGTCGATGGATGGGGTATGCGCAAGATAAGTAATAAAGACACTCTTCTTTATTTCTTCTTCAAAGCTCACTGGCTCTGCAGGGATCAGGTAAGGCTTGGAATTCATACTTCTTTCAACTTTCTAGCAAGAGCGCAAGTGTATCACGACTACACCAATATACGTATTGAACAAGAGTTAGACCACAAATGTTAAACACCTGTTTAAAAATGTATTGAAATTAGCCAAAAGCCATTGCACACTAGCAAAGTCAACAAACTGGCAACATAACAATAACACGCACTCTATCAAGCCACTCGGATTGTGTGTCATGGAGATAGACAATGATTTACCAATCAAACACCCTACAAGTTAAGGAACTACAAAACGGCATTGCCGAGTTAAGCTTTTGCGCTCCTGGATCAGTAAACAAGCTTGACGTAGCAACCCTTGAAGCACTTGATAAAGCCCTCGATGCTGTTAATGCCGCATCAAACATTAAAGGCCTACTGCTGACATCAGACAAAGACGCATTCATCGTTGGCGCTGATATCACAGAGTTTTTAGGTCTATTTGCAAAGCCTGAAGAAGAATTGGATAAATGGCTGCAATACGCAAACGCCATTTTCAACAAATTAGAAGACCTACCTTTCCCAACCCTTTCTGTCGTTAAAGGCCATACCCTTGGCGGCGGCTGTGAATGTGTGTTGGCCACAGATTTCCGTATCGGTGATAAAACCACCAGCATTGGCCTTCCTGAAGTCAAGCTGGGCATCATGCCGGGCTTTGGTGGCTGTGTACGTCTACCACGTGTCATTGGCGCAGATAGCGCGATGGAAATCATCACTCAAGGCAAAGCTTGTCGTGCAGACGAAGCACTAAAAGTTGGCCTACTTGATGCGGTAGTCGATAGTGAAGCGCTGTATGAATCTGCGCTTAACACTCTGGTTAAAGCAAGTGAAGAGAACATTGATTGGCAGAAACGCCGCTCTCAAAAAACCTCTGCGCTAGAACTAAGCCAAATTGAGGCCATGATGAGCTTCACAATGGCTAAAGGTCTGGTGGCTCAAAAAGCAGGTCCGCATTACCCAGCACCAATGGCCGCAGTCACGGCTATTGAAAAAGCAGCGACACTGGGCCGTGATGAAGCATTG
This portion of the Vibrio sp. SCSIO 43136 genome encodes:
- a CDS encoding YigZ family protein, with amino-acid sequence MNSKPYLIPAEPVSFEEEIKKSVFITYLAHTPSIDSAKAFVEQIKRKHADARHNCWGFVAGRPEDSMKYGFSDDGEPSGTAGKPILAQLSGSGVGEITAVVTRYSGGIKLGTGGLVKAYGGGVQQALKLLQTIEKKITTNVLLTLDYSLMPIAQTVMGQFEATTVNADYQSQVLLTVELELSKVEEFRVAIINKSGAKIGVASQEATKE
- the hemG gene encoding menaquinone-dependent protoporphyrinogen IX dehydrogenase, translated to MKKALLLYSSREGQTQKILKAIENQLPEHQCETLDLHQLGSIDFADYDKVVIGASIRYGHLNKKLYQFIQTNLQQLNQHQPAFFCVNLTARKEDQGKDTPEGSAYIKTFLKKSPWQPKLIGVFAGALLYPRYGWFDRVMIRFIMSMTGGETDTSKEVEYTNWEKVALFGQKVREQG
- a CDS encoding TrkH family potassium uptake protein, with translation MQFRSIIRIVGLLLALFSVSMLAPALVALIYRDGAGVPFVTTFFVLLACGGLFWFPNRRHKHELKSRDGFLIVVLFWTVIGSAGALPFLISDDPNISVTDAFFESFSALTTTGATVIVGLDELPKAILFYRQLLQWFGGMGIIVLAVAILPILGIGGMQLYRAEIPGPVKDTKMTPRIAETAKVLWYIYLSLTIACALAFWLAGMSAFDAICHSFSTIAIGGFSTHDASMAYFDSYAVNMITVVFLLISACNYSLHFAAFASGGVHPKYYFKDPEFRAFLFIQLMLFIICFSLLLKHHSYDSTYEAFDQALFQTVSISTTAGFTTTSFSEWPLFLPVLLLFSSFIGGCAGSTGGGMKVIRILLLTLQGARELKRLVHPRAVYTIKVGGSALSQRVVDAVWGFFSAYALVFVMCMLGLIATGMDELSAFSAVAATLNNLGPGLGDVALHFGDINDNAKWVLVVSMLFGRLEIFTLLILFTPTFWRS